The Bacillus sp. B-jedd sequence CGCAAAGAATAAGAATACAACAATGGTAGAAACATTCCAGAAATCCGGTTTGAATTTATTCCGCATAACGGACCACTCCATCTATCAGGCTTTCTTCGCCGTCCGCTGTAAACACGTTGATTTTTTCAGTTATCGCCTCAAGATAGACAATGTCGCCTTCGTCGATGAAACGGTTTTTCAAATTCGTATCCTGCGAGAATTCAACGCTCGTCCCATTATCCAATACAAGCTCATAATTAATATATTTGCCAAGGAAGTTCCGGTGCTTTACTTTCGCGCGGATTCCTTGTTCGCTGTCGGAAAACATGAACTCTTCAGGGCGGATGGCAACCATCACTTTTTCTTTATCGGCAACAGTATCCTTGAGATTACCCATTTCAACACGATATCCTTCCATGAAAGAAACGAATGTTTTTCCATTTTCTTTTTCCACCTGGCCTTCAAATAAATTTGAATGGCCGATGAACGATGCGACGAAAGTATTAATTGGGCGAAGGTAAAGGGTATCTGGATAGCCGACCTGCTGAATGATTCCATCTTTCATGACCGCAATTCTATCAGAAATGGCCAAAGCCTCTTCCTGGTCGTGCGTCACATAAACGGTGGTAATATCAATGTTCTTTTGGATTTCACTGATGGCCCTGCGCATATCGATCCGCAGTTTCGCGTCAAGATTGGACAACGGTTCGTCCATAAGCAGAACTTTTGGATGGATGACGATGGCCCTGGCAAGAGCGACACGCTGCTGCTGCCCGCCGGATAGGCGGTTTGGCAGGCGGTCTTTGTATTCGGTTATTTTGACTGTTTCTATAATATCATCTAAGCGTTGAATCATTTCCGCCTTGCTGATCTTTTTGTTATTCAGACCATATTTCACATTATTGTAGACTGTCATATGGGGGAAAATGGCGTAATTTTGGAAAACCATCCCGATATTCCGTTTATGGGCAGGGATATCATTCAGGGGCTGGCCGTCGAATGAAATGGTTCCTCCGTCAATGCTGTGGAAACCGGCGATCATGCGGAGCAGGGTTGTTTTGCCACAGCCGGAAGGGCCTAGCAAAGTGAATAATTCGCCTGGTTTAATCGTCAGGTTCAAGTCGGGGATAACGGTCTTTTTCTCATAATCCTTACGTACGTGTTCGAAAGTGATAGCTGTACTCAAAGTAAGTCCTCCTCTTGCTCTCAAAAGCTGATACTTGCTGAAAATGATAGAGTATGAGCAGGCTGCCGCTCATACTCTATCAAGGGTATTAATTGCTTGTGAATATATCTTTAAATTTGTCGAGAATGGCTTCCTTGTTCTTGTTAGACCAATCCTGGTCGTCCTGGATCAATTTAATTTCAGACAGCGGCCTCATGCCATTGTCATCCTTGATTTTTACAGATGAATTGACCGGACGGCGGTTCAATTCATTCGCGACCATTGTTTGGGATTCTTCATTGGTAATGAAATCAACGAATTTCTTGGCGTTATCCATGTTTTTAGCGCCTTTGATGATTGCGACGCCATCAGGTTTAACAATAGTGCCTTCTTTTGGATAAACTACTTCTACTGGAGCGCCGTCATTCATGTAATTGATGACCGGCTCTTCAAACGTCAGGCCAACAGAATACTCGCCGTCAGCTACGCCTTTGTAAGTTGCAGAGGAGCCGCTCAAAAGCTTATGGTCAAGATTTTTGATAAGCTTGCCGACGTAATCCCAGCCTTTTTCAGGGTCGCCATTGCCCATTGCATAAAGCATGTTGATGACTTGTTCAAAAGAAGAGGAAGACTTGGAAGGGTCCGCAAACGCGATTTTGCCCTTCAGGCTCTTATCCAACAGATCTTCATAACCTTCGATTTTCAGGTTGCCGACAAGGTTCTTGTTTACCATGATGACACTTGGAACAAGGGAGAACCTAGTAATCTTGCCATCTTCGTTTTTGAATTCATCTGGAACGTTGCCTTCATTTTTTGACTTGTAAGTTTCAAATCTTTCGGTGTATGGCTGAAGTGAAGATAATGAACCTCCCCACATAATATCGCCAAGCGGATTATCCCCTTCGGATTCGATACGCTTGAGCAGTTCCCCCGCACCAGCTGAAATGACTTCAACTTTGATGCCGGTTTCGTCTTCAAATTCCTTTACAAGCGGTTCGTTAAATTCAATAGGATTTGGGGAGTAAACAATTAATTCTTTGCTTTCGCCTTTTTTCGTGGAAGCTTTTTCTTTGTCATCGGATGAGCAGCCAGCAAGCAGGCCGGAAATCCCTAAAGCTGCAACAAGGGCCGCAGACAATAACTTATTCTTTTTCATTCTCCAATCTCTCCTGTTCAATATCTGAAATATAAAGCGCTTTCTTACCTGTATCCCAATATTAAACGCTTTCATTTCTCGCAACAATCCAAAAAAATGACCAATATATCCGAAAAAATGAACCTACTAAATAAAAACACCCCATCCTGCTAAGAGGAATGGGGTATTTCCATGTGGTTTTTTCGGTCTAATTTCATATAATGCCAGCCGCCATAAAAAAGGGCTGAAGAAGAGACGCCGATAAACCATGATATTTCAGTCAGAGGTTGAAGAGAGGGGATGATTTTCCCTGATAAGCTTAGTATACCGGCTAGTAAGGTGACGATTAATGCGGCGGCATTCATATCCCGCTGGCTGCCGGAATATAGTTCATGCACATCGATTTTTCGGCGGCGGATGACAAAGAAATCGACTAGCATCACGCCAACCACGGGGCTCAGCAGCCCGCCCGCCAGATTAAGGAAGGCCAGGACACTGGCCGCATTTTCCATCAGCTTCCATGGCATGATCAACAACCCCGCAATCGCAGCCAGCAAGGCGCCAAGCTTAAAAGGGATTTTTCCTGGGAATAAAGCCGCCAGTTGGAACCCGGCAGGAATCAAATTGCCGACTAGATTCACTGATAAAGTTGACAGGCAAATGGTCAGTAGGGAAAGTGCGACCGCAAACAGGCTATCAAAGCGGTCGATGACGTCAAGTATATTCCAAATCGGCACGCCAAAGGATATTTCCGAGCCAATGATAATGGCAATACTCGCAGCCGCGAACAATAAGTGAGCAGTAAAAAGACCCGCCAACTGGCCCAACGCTTGGCTTTTTGTCGATTTCGCGAATCGTGTTAAATCAGAGACACTCACCATTTGGGCCACCCATGTCGCCATAAGCGCGGACACGCATCCGAGCATGAGAAGTGCCGTATTTCCTTCAACTCCTTTGGCTGTATAAGCGAAATAAGGGCTAAGGCCGCCAACTAAAGAAACAGCCCAAACTGCCATTCCGCCAAAGACGAGAAAGATTAGAAAAGTGAGCGTTTTTGTCAGCTTTCCAAGCACACTCATTCCGGCAAAAATAAGCAAAACATTTAAGGTCCAAAAAAGCAGGAACGAAATGAGCTGAGGAGCATTGATGCCAAAAAAGGACCAATTTCCTCCTAAAGATATATAAGCAGGCCAAATCTTTGAAATCAGGATGGAAACAGCCAGTCCCCCTGCATATGTCTGCAATCCGAACCACATGACCGCCGTGATCACCCCCCGGAGAATGCCAGGGAGGGCGGCTCCTTTTTTGCCATAAGATGACCATAGGAGGACAGAGAAGGGAATCCCATACTTGCTCCCCGCATAGCCGTTCAAAATAAGAAACGCTCCCAAGAGTAGGGAGGATATCATAATAATTGAAAATACCTGGGGGATGGATAAGCCCAAAGCGAAAAAGCCGCCAATTGTCACATATGATGGCACGTTATGGACAGAACCCATCCAAAGGGAAAAATAATGTCCAAATGACCAATTTCTTTCCTCTTCCCGCGCAGGAAGTATAGTTGGTGCATTTTCATAAGTTTTAACTTGCTGTGCCATTTTTCTGCCTCCGGTAAAAGCTAACCTACTAGAAAATTTTTAAACGATTTATAAACAAGAACACTTAAACAAAGAACGAACGACAGCCCGAAACTCACCCAGATTCCATTCAGGTCCCCGGCTATAGCCAATAAGATGTAGCCGCCAGCCCCGCCGATTAATGAGGAAAAAGGAATGATTGAAGGGACCTTGTTTTTGCTGAGAATAATATAAATCATTGGGGGAATCATTGCCGCATAAACATTGCCGAAGAAAAACAGCAGTTCCAACGGCCTTGGCATTAAAATGCTGACAGCGACCAGTAAAAACAAGCAAACGAGACCGGAAAAAATATAAACAATCCTCAAGTGGCCGCTGTCTGTAAGGCTGCGGACCGAGCCAATCACATTTTTGCTGAATAAGGCGGCTGTTGCCTGAAGCTCCGAGCTGAGAGCAGAGGATATCGCACTGAAACAAAAAAGGACAAACAGAAGAATTAAAATAGTAGGCTGAATTTTATCTACAAGCTCAAATACAAGTGAATAGATATTTTCATAACCCCGTCCGAAAATAATGATCATTAGGAGGGAAGAAAGGGCGAGCGGGACAGTTGCCCATATCAAGCCCGTCAGGGCGAACGTCAATTGGACTTTTTCCTTTTTCAACATGAATACTCTTTGCCAAGTGGCCCCATCAATAACAATTTGTCCAAAACCAACGAGGATGGCTGTAAACAAAAACCAGATGGCCTCTTTATTTTTAAAAAATAATATATAGGGATGATAAAGTTTGATTCCGACAAAAACCGTCCGAACTCCTTCCTGGATATAAAAATACAAAGGGATGATAATCACTGCCGCGAAAATAAGCGTAACATTAATGCCGGCAAGCTTATGAATCCGCCTCATTCCGCCAATACCGCCAATGAACAGGCAAAAGGCGAGAAATAGGGCAAGTCCGGGGAAGACAGGGATAGGAAAAATCGTATGAA is a genomic window containing:
- a CDS encoding ABC transporter ATP-binding protein translates to MSTAITFEHVRKDYEKKTVIPDLNLTIKPGELFTLLGPSGCGKTTLLRMIAGFHSIDGGTISFDGQPLNDIPAHKRNIGMVFQNYAIFPHMTVYNNVKYGLNNKKISKAEMIQRLDDIIETVKITEYKDRLPNRLSGGQQQRVALARAIVIHPKVLLMDEPLSNLDAKLRIDMRRAISEIQKNIDITTVYVTHDQEEALAISDRIAVMKDGIIQQVGYPDTLYLRPINTFVASFIGHSNLFEGQVEKENGKTFVSFMEGYRVEMGNLKDTVADKEKVMVAIRPEEFMFSDSEQGIRAKVKHRNFLGKYINYELVLDNGTSVEFSQDTNLKNRFIDEGDIVYLEAITEKINVFTADGEESLIDGVVRYAE
- a CDS encoding ABC transporter substrate-binding protein: MKKNKLLSAALVAALGISGLLAGCSSDDKEKASTKKGESKELIVYSPNPIEFNEPLVKEFEDETGIKVEVISAGAGELLKRIESEGDNPLGDIMWGGSLSSLQPYTERFETYKSKNEGNVPDEFKNEDGKITRFSLVPSVIMVNKNLVGNLKIEGYEDLLDKSLKGKIAFADPSKSSSSFEQVINMLYAMGNGDPEKGWDYVGKLIKNLDHKLLSGSSATYKGVADGEYSVGLTFEEPVINYMNDGAPVEVVYPKEGTIVKPDGVAIIKGAKNMDNAKKFVDFITNEESQTMVANELNRRPVNSSVKIKDDNGMRPLSEIKLIQDDQDWSNKNKEAILDKFKDIFTSN
- a CDS encoding cytosine permease — its product is MAQQVKTYENAPTILPAREEERNWSFGHYFSLWMGSVHNVPSYVTIGGFFALGLSIPQVFSIIMISSLLLGAFLILNGYAGSKYGIPFSVLLWSSYGKKGAALPGILRGVITAVMWFGLQTYAGGLAVSILISKIWPAYISLGGNWSFFGINAPQLISFLLFWTLNVLLIFAGMSVLGKLTKTLTFLIFLVFGGMAVWAVSLVGGLSPYFAYTAKGVEGNTALLMLGCVSALMATWVAQMVSVSDLTRFAKSTKSQALGQLAGLFTAHLLFAAASIAIIIGSEISFGVPIWNILDVIDRFDSLFAVALSLLTICLSTLSVNLVGNLIPAGFQLAALFPGKIPFKLGALLAAIAGLLIMPWKLMENAASVLAFLNLAGGLLSPVVGVMLVDFFVIRRRKIDVHELYSGSQRDMNAAALIVTLLAGILSLSGKIIPSLQPLTEISWFIGVSSSALFYGGWHYMKLDRKNHMEIPHSS
- a CDS encoding sodium:solute symporter family transporter; this encodes MKRANFPYFINGSITLGLSFGIVSLLARWVTGNTILSSPETLIKYGLLGGIGYALMGGLSLFLFGFLAKKIRRTFSGGLTIGDVLKERLSPAGYWYMISALILLSLNSMFVQAMGAGILIHTIFPIPVFPGLALFLAFCLFIGGIGGMRRIHKLAGINVTLIFAAVIIIPLYFYIQEGVRTVFVGIKLYHPYILFFKNKEAIWFLFTAILVGFGQIVIDGATWQRVFMLKKEKVQLTFALTGLIWATVPLALSSLLMIIIFGRGYENIYSLVFELVDKIQPTILILLFVLFCFSAISSALSSELQATAALFSKNVIGSVRSLTDSGHLRIVYIFSGLVCLFLLVAVSILMPRPLELLFFFGNVYAAMIPPMIYIILSKNKVPSIIPFSSLIGGAGGYILLAIAGDLNGIWVSFGLSFVLCLSVLVYKSFKNFLVG